From the genome of Cyanobacteria bacterium GSL.Bin1:
GAAGAATAGGGATAGCGAAGATTTGCGCCTCGTTCTTGTAAAAGTTCTACATAGGCAGTAACGTCCTCTTGTTCCTGCTGAGTGAGAGTTTCCCACCAACCCTCAAAAGCATCAGTTACCTCAATATCCCACATTTTGAACCTTATTTTATTTTACAGCGTAGTATTCCTTTCAAGGAATGTCAATCCCTATTCCTTGCCATGTTTAAACTTCAGTCGCTTTACTCAAGAGTTAGGATCGGTCAATCGTTGCAATGATTTGCTTCCTGATAAATAAGGCAAAACTCGGACTTGATCTCCTGGCGACTCGTTAAGATAGTGCAGTTAGTTGTCGATCAAAACCATAAGAATGACTGAACCCCGTGCTGGTTATACCTTACCTGTTTTTGCTTGTGCCTCTGCTGTCGCTGCGTTGCAATATTTACAGCAGGAACAACCCTTAAACCAAGTCAAAATTAATCTCGTTACTCCCCCGGAACAAACAACCATTGCGGTGGAACAAGTAGCGAAGTTGGAAACAGGGAAAGCCCTTGCCATTACTCGCAGTGATCCAGGGGATAATTTAGATTTAACCGCGAATACTCCCATCTGGGCGGTCGTGAGTTTAGCCAGTCGCCAACCCGATGCAGAACAAGTAACAATTAATGGTGGGGAAGGAGTCGGAAAGCAGCTACAAGCATACGGAAAAGCTGCCATTTATCGTTATGCGAAACAGATTTTAATGGAGAATTTACAGCCGTTACTCCGAGAGGATCAACAAGTGACGGTTACGATTATTCTTCCCGAAGGAAAGCGTTTAGCGCAACGGACTTCTAATGAAGCGTTTGGAGTCGTGGAAGGGTTATCTTTACTGGGAACAACGGGAATTTCCCAACCCTTAAGCGCACCCGGGCAATTAACGGCGTTTCAGGAAGAACTCGCGCAAAAAGCCAAGGAATTTGACACTTTAGTTTTCTGTGTGGGGGAAAATGGCTTAGATTTAGCACAAAAGAAAGGGATTAATCCCCAGCAGCTGGTGAAAACAGCAAATTGGTTGGGTCCACTATTAGTTGCAGCCGGAGAACAAGGGGTGAAATCTTTGGTTTTATTTGGCTATCATGGCAAGCTAATTAAATTGGCAGGTGGGGTGTTTCATACCCATCATCATCTGGCGGATGCCCGTCTGGAAATTTTAACGGCTTTAGCTGCAAAAGTAGGACTCCCCACAGAAATTCTCCAGCAACTCTTAGCTAGTGAGACGACTGAAGCTGCACTGCAATTTTTACGAGAACAGGAAAACGAATCAGAGTTGGTGGAAAAAATCTATAGCGCGATCGCGCAAGCCATTGACGACAATGCTCAAGAGTATATTCGCAAACACGCTGAGAAAAAGGTCACCGTTGGATCGGTCTTATTTGATCGCCGCAGACAAATCATTACAGTTAGCCCTTCAGTGGAACAAGTATTGCCTGAATTAACTTGAGGATCCAAACGGAGAAGAGAATTTGA
Proteins encoded in this window:
- a CDS encoding cobalt-precorrin-5B (C(1))-methyltransferase, whose product is MTEPRAGYTLPVFACASAVAALQYLQQEQPLNQVKINLVTPPEQTTIAVEQVAKLETGKALAITRSDPGDNLDLTANTPIWAVVSLASRQPDAEQVTINGGEGVGKQLQAYGKAAIYRYAKQILMENLQPLLREDQQVTVTIILPEGKRLAQRTSNEAFGVVEGLSLLGTTGISQPLSAPGQLTAFQEELAQKAKEFDTLVFCVGENGLDLAQKKGINPQQLVKTANWLGPLLVAAGEQGVKSLVLFGYHGKLIKLAGGVFHTHHHLADARLEILTALAAKVGLPTEILQQLLASETTEAALQFLREQENESELVEKIYSAIAQAIDDNAQEYIRKHAEKKVTVGSVLFDRRRQIITVSPSVEQVLPELT